The Candoia aspera isolate rCanAsp1 chromosome 6, rCanAsp1.hap2, whole genome shotgun sequence genome has a segment encoding these proteins:
- the CAB39 gene encoding calcium-binding protein 39, with translation MPFPFGKSHKSPADIVKNLKDSMAVLEKQDISDKKVEKATEEVSKNLVAMKEILYGTNEKEPQTEAVAQLAQELYNSGLLSTLVADLQLIDFEGKKDVAQIFNNILRRQIGTRTPTVEYICTQQNILFMLLKGYESPEIALNCGIMLRECIRHEPLAKIILWSEQFYDFFRYVEMSTFDIASDAFATFKDLLTRHKLLSAEFLEQHYDRFFSEYEKLLHSENYVTKRQSLKLLGELLLDRHNFTIMTKYISKPENLKLMMNLLRDKSRNIQFEAFHVFKVFVANPNKTQPILDILLKNQTKLIEFLSKFQNDRTEDEQFNDEKTYLVKQIRDLKRPAQQEA, from the exons ATGCCATTTCCCTTTGGCAAATCACACAAGTCTCCTGCAGACATAGTGAAGAATTTGAAGGACAGCATGGCAGTTCTAGAAAAACAAGATATTTCCGACAAGAAGGTAGAAAAG GCTACCGAAGAAGTTTCAAAAAACCTAGTTGCCATGAAAGAAATCTTATATGGCACCAATGAAAAGGAACCCCAGACAGAAGCTGTAGCCCAGCTTGCTCAAGAACTCTACAACAGCGGTCTTCTTAGCACCCTAGTAGCTGATCTACAACTCATTGATTTTGAG GGCAAAAAGGATGTGGCtcaaatattcaacaacattctGAGAAGACAAATTGGTACTAGAACACCCACAGTTGAATACATCTGCACTCAGCAAAATATATTGTTCATGCTGTTAAAAGG GTATGAATCTCCAGAAATTGCTCTGAATTGTGGAATCATGTTAAGAGAATGCATCAGACACGAACCACTAGCAAAAATAATCTTGTGGTCAGAACAGTTTTACGACTTCTTCAGATATGTGGAAATGTCAACATTTGACATTGCTTCAGATGCATTTGCCACTTTCAAG GATTTACTTACAAGGCACAAATTGCTGAGTGCAGAATTCTTGGAACAGCATTATGATAgg TTCTTCAGTGAATATGAAAAATTGCTCCACTCAGAAAACTATGTAACAAAACGACAGTCActtaag CTACTTGGTGAATTGCTACTGGATAGACACAACTTCACAATTATGACAAAATACATCAGTAAACCTGAAAATCTCAAGCTAATGATGAACCTTTTACGGGACAAAAGTCGCAACATTCAGTTTGAGGCCTTCCATGTCTTTAAG GTGTTTGTAGCCAATCCTAACAAGACACAACCTATACTAGATATTCTCTTAAAGAACCAGACCAAACTTATTGAGTTTCTCAGCAAGTTTCAGAACGACAGGACCGAGGATGAACAATTTAATGATGAGAAGACCTATTTAGTTAAACAGATCAGGGATTTGAAAAGACCAGCACAACAAGAAGCCTAA